The segment TCTCATGATCTTCATGTCTGATCCACTGTTCTACCTGAAGGGGCAGGTGAGACCCTAGATTCTGCTTCAGCTTGCTTATCAAGTTGTTGGAAGTAGATGAGGCCTGTGTTAAGCATGCATAAGTTTCTTTGCGTTTTTCTCTGTTGGAAGTTCACAGAAGCATTTTATGATAATTTAGTATTCTGAAAAAACTTCTTAATATTTTATCATAGGGACATGTATTTTGTGATTTTGATAGGATCTCATCATTAATGTGACTCAAATGGACATTTTCTTAGCTCACCCTAAAATGAAGGGAAGAAATGTGAAATCAGAAGAGGACCTCATCCACGTCCACATTCACTTCTGTTTTACAAAAGGTCTTAGGACCAACCGAATAATCAACTTTGTAGTAAAATGCCAGAGTATGCAAATTGACATTCACAAAGTTGTAAAAGCATAAgaaaggaaagtaagttttagatTGGATTTCTTCTGCATCTCTTACTTGCAGATTACTGTGGAGAAATACATTCCtattttaagaaaaggaaggcaCTGTTGAGTGAGATTGTGAATATCAGTGTGTGAAGAACATCCTGTAAAAGAATCCCTTCCCTCATAAGAATACCATTGGCAGTGTTTCAGATAGTTGTCTGACCATAAGGCTAgaaggggttttttttgttttttgtttttgtttttttgtattaaaACATGTATCTTGAACAGGAAGAGCAATCAAGACCTACCCTCATAATTCTGCATTGTCCTTTTGATGTTTATGAAGGAGGAGCCCAGGCTGGATGTCTTGATCAACAATGCGGGCATCTTCCAGTGCCCTTACATGAAGACAGAAGATGGCTTTGAGATGCAGTTTGGAGTGAACCACCTGGGCCACTTCCTCCTCACCCATCTTCTGCTGGGACTCCTCAAAAGTTCAGCTCCCAGCAGGATTGTAGTTGTTTCTTCCAAACTTTATAAATACGGAGACATCAACTTTGAAGATTTGAACAGTGAACAAAGCTATAATAAAAGCTTCTGCTACAGTCGAAGCAAACTGGCCAACATTCTTTTCACCAGAGAACTAGCCCGCCGCTTAGAAGGCACCAACGTGACCGTCAATGTGTTGCATCCAGGCATCGTTCGGACTAATCTTGGGAGGCACATACACATTCCTTTGCTGGCCAGACCGCTTTTCAATTTGGTGTCATGGGCTTTTTTCAAAAGCCCGTTAGAAGGTGCCCAGACTTCTATCTATTTGGCCTCTTCTCCTGAGGTAGAAGGGGTGTCAGGAAGGTACTTTGGGGATTGTAAAGAGGAAGAACTGCTACCCAAAGCAATGGATGAATCTGTAGCAAGAAAACTCTGGGATATCAGCGAGGTGATGGTTGGTATATTAAAATAGGAGTGAGAAATGAAAGCTACTTAAAGAAGAGATCACAGTTGAACCTGTGGTCAGGAATAGTATGGTTTGAGCCTTATACTTAAAAACACAATTTTCGTTTTATAATAGCAATGCTAAGTAGTATAGATGGATATTTAGAAGTTATTGAAAGGTTATTTCTGTATAAAAATTTCAGCAAAGATTTTAAATATGTCAAATGTGGTGGACAAAACTCTTAATTTGGCAAACATAGATTTACAAGTATTGAAGAACTTGACCAATTAGATACCTTGGGAGGATTTTCAAATATCTTTATGTTGCTAAAATGTTGTGACTTCTTAATACAGTGCCAGTTTTTGTGTGGAAATGATCTGCCTGGTGAATCTTACTTGTAATAAATTTGCTGATGCCAAGCTTTTGTTGTGCTTTTCTTTGCTACTTAAAATTCAGTCCTTTCTCAAGTCTTCATTGCCTTCTCCTGGgcttgcttcctctctctctctctctctctctctctttctctctctctctctctctctctctctctctctctctctctctctgtgactgGGATTAGCAtttagggccttggcactgttgatcctggctctctactacttgagccacatccccaaacTGATGTGAAAATCTGAAGTAGCCCAAGCTGATTTCAACCATGTGTAATGGAATACAGGTATGTATCACTTTGATCACctcagatttttatttcttttagttgaaaaaattttaagagaaaaaaagtctTACTTAAATGTAGAAGGTGCCTGGGTAAACAACTTATAGCAATACTCTAGCTATGGAGTTCTGCCAAGGCTATCCCTAAAGGGATTTTTGTAGAGcataataatttataaattattccCACCTAACATTTAAGCTCTTCCATGTACCTCCAAGACCCTCCAGGAACTGGTGATAGGCTTTCTGTGAACTCATATTTGCTGTGCCATAATGGAAAGAATTCTGTATGGTAGACTTGTTGATACTGAGTAAGTGAAATATATTTCAGAACTGAAGGTCTAAGCCTAATGCTTGTTTAAATTTAAAACAGGCTCTTGTCTTAGTGACTGGCGTTACAACAGAGCCTTTAGTCATTCAATGGGATTGTGGGGCCAAGAAGACCAGAATATAGAATAGTCTGCCACTCCCTAGCCTCTGggctttctttacatttttctttagtcccaattaccttccctttttctttttgggcagGTTGCTTTCTCTTGTCCAAGGGCACAAAGaattccctcttctctctttccactGATCTTTGTAGCTTTGTTTAAAGCGCACTAATTATTCATTTACAGACCTAGCTGGATAATTAGAATAACAATTCTCCAAGAAAAGTGTACTTACTTTATAACTATTTTTGTTTCTCCTTGGAGAACCAAAGTATATATAATACCTGAGGCAAAGTGGAAAATAAGTAGCAGTGTGCATAAAAATAATTGAGCCCATATAGGAATACTATAAGCATCTGTGTTAATAGCATCATACTGTCTAATAATTTTTGCCATGCcctagtggcttacacttgtaatcctagctacataggaggctgagaacagaagattgCAGTTGTAAGTCATTCTGAGCAGGCaaatctccagttagccagcaaaaaaaccagaagtagagatgtggtttaaTAGAGCCAGAAAGAATATCCAATTATTTATCTTGCCATCACTTAATATTGAAAAATAGAATTATGATACTAAAGGCCAACAACTATGTTTTATTGTTAGCCATTTAGGCCAGGAATAACTCCTTTTTGTGCTTAAACTCCAGGCTTCACATGCTTGCTTGTGTTTGCACTCGAGGTTGGTACTTTACTACActagctacacttccacttccaagGCTCTTGATCAGCTCTTGTTTGTAAGACCTTTGTTAGTAGCTGTTCACTAATGTCAGTTCTTTTTGAGAATGACAAGGACTTGGCAGATCACACAGAAAGTCTGTTTTCTGTTAGAGCAGTCTATCATCTCAGGTGTGTCTTTGCAGGTGTAGTACAGCAGCATTATAGTCTTTGAAacgtattttttaaagtaatcctACAAAGAGACCTGCTGAACTTGGAAAGGCAGGCAGGAAATACATCAGAATGCAACTTAGAAAAACAGAAGCTAATAAATCTGTCCTACACTTTGACTTCATTATAAAGGagccccctcctttttttttttttttttttttttttttttttttttttacattcaatACCATCTTTTCTGGCTGCATTTTGATACCTGATGCTTTTCAGGGGGTTAGGACCTTTTGGACCTTTCAGAATACTTGTTTGTGGCACAGTAAAATAGGATACATTGACTTATCATGATGGAAAACTAGAAATGTACCTGGAAACACTAGCTATTAAGGTAGAATGAGCTGCTAATTGGAGGATCTTCCCACCACTGCGACTGATGAAATCAAGGACAATAACACAAATCTGACTTTTAGATTTTGCAGATGGATTCTGTGCTTTGCTTTCTGTGCATTTTCCCTGACATGGGCTCATTTCTAAACATTTCACTCGACCAAAGAGTAAGGGGAAAGCAATTTTATTACTGTGATATGTAAAAGGTCATCCTCTGGTAAATACTGGTAGAAGGAAGCTTCGTGTATCATGACAGGTAGTGGATGCGTCAACCCCTTCTCCATGCTGattcttgcttcatttttttaaaaaaaatttctatttCGAACAGCTTGTTCCCAGAAGTTGCGAGATCGCTAGGCCTTCTGCCTCACCTTCACTCAGAATAACTATTTTCTAAAGCTGTTTCACTTCTTACACTTATTACCAAGTTGAATTGAACTGTTCTCCAGATTAATTCTCCTCAGTGATCTTGGGAAATTAACCGCTCTGAGCTGTAATTTTCTACGCTCAATATTTTGGGATATAAATACATACCCTAGAAGATTTGTCACCAAGTAACCATGGACAAGTACTTAACAATAGGACTGGAACATGTGGGCATCCAGCCATTTCTTCATCCCCTATGCTCCCAGTCATACCTGGAACAATAGACTCGTAATGGTGGTGGTTAGATTGGTACCTTTGGTGGGAACATCTTGGAAGTGGGAAtcaatcagctttttttttt is part of the Perognathus longimembris pacificus isolate PPM17 chromosome 8, ASM2315922v1, whole genome shotgun sequence genome and harbors:
- the Rdh14 gene encoding retinol dehydrogenase 14 — translated: MAVATAAALLAALGGALWLVSRRFVGSRAQRRHGNGDPGLMHGKTVLITGANSGLGRATAAELLRLGARVIMGCRDRARAEEAAGQLRRELAQAAEPAPDAGGAGELVVKELDLASLRSVRAFCHELLQEEPRLDVLINNAGIFQCPYMKTEDGFEMQFGVNHLGHFLLTHLLLGLLKSSAPSRIVVVSSKLYKYGDINFEDLNSEQSYNKSFCYSRSKLANILFTRELARRLEGTNVTVNVLHPGIVRTNLGRHIHIPLLARPLFNLVSWAFFKSPLEGAQTSIYLASSPEVEGVSGRYFGDCKEEELLPKAMDESVARKLWDISEVMVGILK